The following are from one region of the Myxocyprinus asiaticus isolate MX2 ecotype Aquarium Trade chromosome 2, UBuf_Myxa_2, whole genome shotgun sequence genome:
- the LOC127454854 gene encoding tetraspanin-18-like isoform X2, with protein sequence MEGDCLSCIKYLMFIFNFFIFLGGAFLLGVGIWVLVDPTGFREIVAANPLLFTGVYAILIMGGMLFLLGFLGCCGAIRENKCLLLFFFMLILIIFLAELAVAILAFIFREHLTRDYFTKELKTHYQGSNSTDVFTSTWNAFMTTFDCCGVNSAEDFDDQSLFRRLNPSRLVPEVCCQRNDLMMSKEECLKGIMPVRNKGCYSAVVDYFETYIYMAGALAIVVLTIELFAMVFAMCLFKGIQ encoded by the exons ATGGAGGGGGACTGTCTCAGTTGCATCAAGTACCTCATGTTCATCTTCAACTTCTTCATTTTT CTCGGAGGTGCGTTCCTGCTTGGGGTGGGTATCTGGGTGCTGGTGGATCCAACAGGTTTCCGGGAGATTGTGGCAGCCAACCCACTACTGTTTACTGGTGTCTATGCAATTTTGATCATGGGCGGGATGCTGTTCCTCCTGGGCTTTCTGGGCTGCTGTGGAGCCATACGGGAAAACAAATGTCTTCTACTGTtt TTCTTCATGCTTATACTCATCATATTCCTGGCAGAGCTGGCGGTGGCCATTCTAGCCTTCATATTCCGTGAGCAT CTCACCAGAGATTACTTCACCAAGGAGCTGAAGACACATTACCAAGGCAGCAATAGCACTGATGTATTTACCTCCACATGGAATGCCTTTATGACCACA TTTGATTGTTGTGGGGTGAACAGTGCAGAGGACTTTGATGATCAGAGCCTCTTCAGACGGCTGAACCCTAGCAGACTGGTGCCGGAGGTCTGTTGCCAGAGGAACGATCTGATGATGAGCAAGGAGGAGTGTCTTAAGGGAATCATGCCAGTCCGTAACAAG GGCTGTTATTCAGCGGTGGTCGACTATTTCGAGACGTACATCTATATGGCTGGAGCTCTTGCTATTGTGGTGCTGACTATTGAA CTCTTTGCCATGGTGTTTGCTATGTGTTTGTTTAAAGGAATTCAGTAA
- the LOC127454883 gene encoding uncharacterized protein LOC127454883 isoform X5 — protein MKSNPMGPKRTWLQVKVKYKNILQGVNKRRAAMKKTEKMILPTKEEDTPVEELVPESDVDGPVIQNIVGGCCSDPGDVAGCSTYVKVTEHGLTLLQPPILSEEEEDSEPVEDVKTLYKKYLQAEISNRRQEMAYRALKMQKVEKEIELLDKKLAFRTFSSYLEMCEDC, from the exons ATGAA ATCCAACCCTATGGGACCTAAAAGGACGTGGCTGCAAGTGAAGGTGAAATACAAGAACATCCTTCAAGGTG TCAACAAGAGAAGGGCTGCAATGAAGAAGACAGAGAAGATGATACTCCCAACAAAAGAGGAGGACACGCCTGTAGAAGAGCTGGTCCCTGAGAGCGATGTGGATGGCCCTGTCATTCAGAATATAGTTGGGGGCTGCTGCTCTGATCCAGGAGATGTGGCTGGCTGCAGCACTTATGTCAAAG TGACTGAACATGGATTGACCCTGCTTCAGCCACCTATATTatcagaggaagaggaggacTCT GAACCTGTGGAAGATGTTAAGACCCTGTATAAGAAGTATCTCCAAGCGGAGATCTCCAACAGGAGGCAAGAAATGGCATACAGGGccttaaaaatgcagaaagtagaGAAGGAGATAGAGTTGTTGGACAAAAAATTGGCA TTTCGAACTTTCTCTTCTTATTTGGAAATGTGTGAGGATTGCTGA
- the LOC127454883 gene encoding uncharacterized protein LOC127454883 isoform X1: MMAKQRAAYFSAAELQLIMEGYDEVRHLIKTKGNTVAAAKVRQDAWRKIAAKLNASNPMGPKRTWLQVKVKYKNILQGVNKRRAAMKKTEKMILPTKEEDTPVEELVPESDVDGPVIQNIVGGCCSDPGDVAGCSTYVKVTEHGLTLLQPPILSEEEEDSEPVEDVKTLYKKYLQAEISNRRQEMAYRALKMQKVEKEIELLDKKLAFRTFSSYLEMCEDC, encoded by the exons ATGATGGCTAAACAGCGTGCGGCTTATTTCAGCGCTGCTGAACTACAGCTTATAATGGAAGGATATGATGAAGTAAGGCATTTAATAAAAACCAAAGGGAACACTGTAGCGGCCGCAAAAGTCCGACAGGATGCCTGGCGTAAAATAGCTGCCAAGTTAAATGC ATCCAACCCTATGGGACCTAAAAGGACGTGGCTGCAAGTGAAGGTGAAATACAAGAACATCCTTCAAGGTG TCAACAAGAGAAGGGCTGCAATGAAGAAGACAGAGAAGATGATACTCCCAACAAAAGAGGAGGACACGCCTGTAGAAGAGCTGGTCCCTGAGAGCGATGTGGATGGCCCTGTCATTCAGAATATAGTTGGGGGCTGCTGCTCTGATCCAGGAGATGTGGCTGGCTGCAGCACTTATGTCAAAG TGACTGAACATGGATTGACCCTGCTTCAGCCACCTATATTatcagaggaagaggaggacTCT GAACCTGTGGAAGATGTTAAGACCCTGTATAAGAAGTATCTCCAAGCGGAGATCTCCAACAGGAGGCAAGAAATGGCATACAGGGccttaaaaatgcagaaagtagaGAAGGAGATAGAGTTGTTGGACAAAAAATTGGCA TTTCGAACTTTCTCTTCTTATTTGGAAATGTGTGAGGATTGCTGA
- the LOC127454854 gene encoding tetraspanin-18-like isoform X1 gives MGQGEASARGTRMEGDCLSCIKYLMFIFNFFIFLGGAFLLGVGIWVLVDPTGFREIVAANPLLFTGVYAILIMGGMLFLLGFLGCCGAIRENKCLLLFFFMLILIIFLAELAVAILAFIFREHLTRDYFTKELKTHYQGSNSTDVFTSTWNAFMTTFDCCGVNSAEDFDDQSLFRRLNPSRLVPEVCCQRNDLMMSKEECLKGIMPVRNKGCYSAVVDYFETYIYMAGALAIVVLTIELFAMVFAMCLFKGIQ, from the exons ATG GGCCAGGGAGAGGCATCAGCAAGAGGCACAAGGATGGAGGGGGACTGTCTCAGTTGCATCAAGTACCTCATGTTCATCTTCAACTTCTTCATTTTT CTCGGAGGTGCGTTCCTGCTTGGGGTGGGTATCTGGGTGCTGGTGGATCCAACAGGTTTCCGGGAGATTGTGGCAGCCAACCCACTACTGTTTACTGGTGTCTATGCAATTTTGATCATGGGCGGGATGCTGTTCCTCCTGGGCTTTCTGGGCTGCTGTGGAGCCATACGGGAAAACAAATGTCTTCTACTGTtt TTCTTCATGCTTATACTCATCATATTCCTGGCAGAGCTGGCGGTGGCCATTCTAGCCTTCATATTCCGTGAGCAT CTCACCAGAGATTACTTCACCAAGGAGCTGAAGACACATTACCAAGGCAGCAATAGCACTGATGTATTTACCTCCACATGGAATGCCTTTATGACCACA TTTGATTGTTGTGGGGTGAACAGTGCAGAGGACTTTGATGATCAGAGCCTCTTCAGACGGCTGAACCCTAGCAGACTGGTGCCGGAGGTCTGTTGCCAGAGGAACGATCTGATGATGAGCAAGGAGGAGTGTCTTAAGGGAATCATGCCAGTCCGTAACAAG GGCTGTTATTCAGCGGTGGTCGACTATTTCGAGACGTACATCTATATGGCTGGAGCTCTTGCTATTGTGGTGCTGACTATTGAA CTCTTTGCCATGGTGTTTGCTATGTGTTTGTTTAAAGGAATTCAGTAA
- the LOC127454883 gene encoding uncharacterized protein LOC127454883 isoform X3, translating into MMAKQRAAYFSAAELQLIMEGYDEVRHLIKTKGNTVAAAKVRQDAWRKIAAKLNASNPMGPKRTWLQVKVKYKNILQGVNKRRAAMKKTEKMILPTKEEDTPVEELVPESDVDGPVIQNIVGGCCSDPGDVAGCSTYVKVTEHGLTLLQPPILSEEEEDSEPVEDVKTLYKKYLQAEISNRRQEMAYRALKMQKVEKEIELLDKKLAVSVTF; encoded by the exons ATGATGGCTAAACAGCGTGCGGCTTATTTCAGCGCTGCTGAACTACAGCTTATAATGGAAGGATATGATGAAGTAAGGCATTTAATAAAAACCAAAGGGAACACTGTAGCGGCCGCAAAAGTCCGACAGGATGCCTGGCGTAAAATAGCTGCCAAGTTAAATGC ATCCAACCCTATGGGACCTAAAAGGACGTGGCTGCAAGTGAAGGTGAAATACAAGAACATCCTTCAAGGTG TCAACAAGAGAAGGGCTGCAATGAAGAAGACAGAGAAGATGATACTCCCAACAAAAGAGGAGGACACGCCTGTAGAAGAGCTGGTCCCTGAGAGCGATGTGGATGGCCCTGTCATTCAGAATATAGTTGGGGGCTGCTGCTCTGATCCAGGAGATGTGGCTGGCTGCAGCACTTATGTCAAAG TGACTGAACATGGATTGACCCTGCTTCAGCCACCTATATTatcagaggaagaggaggacTCT GAACCTGTGGAAGATGTTAAGACCCTGTATAAGAAGTATCTCCAAGCGGAGATCTCCAACAGGAGGCAAGAAATGGCATACAGGGccttaaaaatgcagaaagtagaGAAGGAGATAGAGTTGTTGGACAAAAAATTGGCAGTAAGTGTGACATTTTGA
- the LOC127454883 gene encoding uncharacterized protein LOC127454883 isoform X2 produces the protein MMAKQRAAYFSAAELQLIMEGYDEVRHLIKTKGNTVAAAKVRQDAWRKIAAKLNASNPMGPKRTWLQVKVKYKNILQVNKRRAAMKKTEKMILPTKEEDTPVEELVPESDVDGPVIQNIVGGCCSDPGDVAGCSTYVKVTEHGLTLLQPPILSEEEEDSEPVEDVKTLYKKYLQAEISNRRQEMAYRALKMQKVEKEIELLDKKLAFRTFSSYLEMCEDC, from the exons ATGATGGCTAAACAGCGTGCGGCTTATTTCAGCGCTGCTGAACTACAGCTTATAATGGAAGGATATGATGAAGTAAGGCATTTAATAAAAACCAAAGGGAACACTGTAGCGGCCGCAAAAGTCCGACAGGATGCCTGGCGTAAAATAGCTGCCAAGTTAAATGC ATCCAACCCTATGGGACCTAAAAGGACGTGGCTGCAAGTGAAGGTGAAATACAAGAACATCCTTCAAG TCAACAAGAGAAGGGCTGCAATGAAGAAGACAGAGAAGATGATACTCCCAACAAAAGAGGAGGACACGCCTGTAGAAGAGCTGGTCCCTGAGAGCGATGTGGATGGCCCTGTCATTCAGAATATAGTTGGGGGCTGCTGCTCTGATCCAGGAGATGTGGCTGGCTGCAGCACTTATGTCAAAG TGACTGAACATGGATTGACCCTGCTTCAGCCACCTATATTatcagaggaagaggaggacTCT GAACCTGTGGAAGATGTTAAGACCCTGTATAAGAAGTATCTCCAAGCGGAGATCTCCAACAGGAGGCAAGAAATGGCATACAGGGccttaaaaatgcagaaagtagaGAAGGAGATAGAGTTGTTGGACAAAAAATTGGCA TTTCGAACTTTCTCTTCTTATTTGGAAATGTGTGAGGATTGCTGA
- the LOC127454883 gene encoding uncharacterized protein LOC127454883 isoform X4 — translation MMAKQRAAYFSAAELQLIMEGYDEVRHLIKTKGNTVAAAKVRQDAWRKIAAKLNASNPMGPKRTWLQVKVKYKNILQGVNKRRAAMKKTEKMILPTKEEDTPVEELVPESDVDGPVIQNIVGGCCSDPGDVAGCSTYVKVTEHGLTLLQPPILSEEEEDSEPVEDVKTLYKKYLQAEISNRRQEMAYRALKMQKVEKEIELLDKKLAADP, via the exons ATGATGGCTAAACAGCGTGCGGCTTATTTCAGCGCTGCTGAACTACAGCTTATAATGGAAGGATATGATGAAGTAAGGCATTTAATAAAAACCAAAGGGAACACTGTAGCGGCCGCAAAAGTCCGACAGGATGCCTGGCGTAAAATAGCTGCCAAGTTAAATGC ATCCAACCCTATGGGACCTAAAAGGACGTGGCTGCAAGTGAAGGTGAAATACAAGAACATCCTTCAAGGTG TCAACAAGAGAAGGGCTGCAATGAAGAAGACAGAGAAGATGATACTCCCAACAAAAGAGGAGGACACGCCTGTAGAAGAGCTGGTCCCTGAGAGCGATGTGGATGGCCCTGTCATTCAGAATATAGTTGGGGGCTGCTGCTCTGATCCAGGAGATGTGGCTGGCTGCAGCACTTATGTCAAAG TGACTGAACATGGATTGACCCTGCTTCAGCCACCTATATTatcagaggaagaggaggacTCT GAACCTGTGGAAGATGTTAAGACCCTGTATAAGAAGTATCTCCAAGCGGAGATCTCCAACAGGAGGCAAGAAATGGCATACAGGGccttaaaaatgcagaaagtagaGAAGGAGATAGAGTTGTTGGACAAAAAATTGGCA gctGATCCTTGA